Genomic window (Psilocybe cubensis strain MGC-MH-2018 chromosome 1, whole genome shotgun sequence):
TTTTCACATGATGTCCCGGATTCTTACTATTTGTTGCGTTAGACCCCTCTCAACAATAACATGCGCGAATTGTTCAATCTTATGAATTTCCTGGATCCCATTGAATGGAAAGACCTTGAGACGTTGGAGAAACAGCACGAGACGCTTACCGAAGATCTTGTGAAGCAATTACATCAACGTTTAAGGCCTTATTTTTTGCGTCGCATTAAGAGTGAAGTGCTTGATTTACCTCCAAAGGTGTGGACTCCTTGACTTTGTTTTTGAGTGTCTAAATATTGAATTATTTTGGTTTTAGAATGAAGTGATTGTTCCGGTATCAATGGCTCCGTTGCAAAAAGAAATCTACCGTTCAATCTTGAGTGAGGGTTTCAAACCATCTCTTTATTCGAACGTTACAAACCAAATTTCAGGTCATAACCTTAGCCTCCTCAATGGATTAACACAACCGTCATCCGGACCAGGCTCGATTCAAAAGGGGCGGATCAACAATGTTCTCATGCAGTTACGGAAGTAAGATATAATTGTTCATCCCCCAATCAATCTTATATTCAAGTAAACCTGTAGATGCCTTCAGCACCCGTATTTGTATGACGAAGGTATCGAACCTCGCAATTTACCAGCTCAGGAAACCCATGAAAAACTTATTGATGGAAGTGGGAAACTGCGTTTTCTCAAAGCGTTGTTACCAAAGCTTAAATCAAACGGGCATCGCGTTCTGTTATTTAGTCAGGTGGGTTGCACAATTTTTACAATGACCCACAAACTGAAGTTTCATAGTTTGTCATTGCTTTGGATGTCGTGGAAGACTTTCTGCAGGGTGAAGGTTACAAGTTCCTTCGATTGGTGAAATCCGACCATTTTGATCGTGAAACATAGTCGTTAACCGTTATTCCAGGATGGAAATACGAAAGGCGCTGTGCGTCAAAAGGCTATGGATGAATTTAATAAACCTGATTCAGAATATTTTATATTTCTTCTCACCACTCGTGCAGGAGTAAGCCATCTCGCCTTTTCGAACTACGTTATACTTACGGGCTTTTAAAGGGTGTTGGTATCAACCTTTATGTGAGTCAAGTATCATTCTATTTTGACTTCATCAAAATAAACGATAAAATAGACGGCCGATACGGTGATAATTTTCGATCCCGATTTTAATCCCCATCAGGTTTGTCTATATACGTATTTCTGCGACCAACCCTATTGACGTTTCATCAGGATCTACAAGTCTGTTAAGATGACAATCAAACATTTATGGCTTCTGACGAGTCTTTTCCAGGCTATTGCACGCGCCTATAGATTTGGGCAAAAGAAAACCTGTCTTGTATTCAAGCTAATGGTGAAAGATTCCGCAGAAGGTAACTCAAACCCTCTCACCTGAATTAATTAAAACTGATTATAAATTAGAGCGTATCATGCAAATTGGCAAAAAGAAGCTCGTCTTAGACCATCTTATTGTACAGAAGatcaatgatgatgaagacaatGGAGGAGAAGACGTACAGTCCATCCTTACCTATGGTGCCCAAGCACTCTTTGAGCCTGAAGAATCATCGCGAGATATCACATGTGAATATTTTTTGACCGAGGTTGTTATCATAATTCAATGTATTCTTTTTAGATACCGACAATGACATCGATAAACTCCTGGAAAAGACTGAAAGAGAAGCTGTCAAAGAGGCCCCGAAAGCCTCTGGCGGTCTCACTTTCGCTTTCGCTAAAGTCTGGGCAGCCGAAAAGGATGCTCTAGAAGACATAGGTGAAGAGGATCAAACAGATTCGTGGGCTCAGACACTAGAAAAGATCAACCAAAACCGAGCAAAGGAGCAAGAAAAGGAGGCTGCACTGTCCGGAAGAGGCGCTCGACGGAAGGCGGCAGACATTGCAAAGGTATCTTCATTCTTCAAAGCATCATGTCAGGAAGGTTTGATCGAATATTTTGTTTGTAGAACAAAATACAAGTCGGTGTAGGAGGTTCAGAATCATTTAATAACAAATCAAAGCAGAGTCCTGGTGGTTCTGATGCCGGCTCTGTCTACTCTGGCTCCGATCATCAATCCGAGATCGAAAGCGACATTGACAATGAAATTGTGGACGAAGATTTCATTATGAATATCGATCCTGTACGACAAAGGCCAAAACCAAAGGTTTTGCGTCCTGTCGACGATGAGTATCCTGAATGTGGCCTTTGTAAGCAACATCATGGTGTTGCTGAATGCCACATGGTGGATCGATCAGAGAACCTTGCAGAATACCGGGAGATGTTGATTTTGCACCCCGACGACGAAACATGGGAAGATAGGGTAAGCGTTTCTTTATACAGCATGCTTTTCCATGCCGTCTGAACTGTTAATTTCTGTGAAGTGTGATGCAATTCAGGCAATTGACGAGATCCTTTACCAACGAGGTCATTTATCGCTAATTGCCggccaacctcttcaccctTTACCTCCCGGTGCGCCTCCCACCGTTTTACAACCCCGCTTACCATTACCTGGACGTTCCAATGCTCAAATTACACCAAACCCTTCTGTCGTAAAATTGGATACTACAGATTTTCAACAGGCGGAATCTTCCAAGCAAGCTCTGGCGAAACAAGATTATTCcaagaaaagacaaaaaatttcaaCGGCATCCTGTTGTCCTGTATGCGGAATGGGCAATCATTTGTTGAAAGATTGCTCTATCATCGTTGCCGGCTCAAAAAGGTACGCATTCCGAATGAGTGTTTTAAACAATGACCACTCCTAACTATCTGTTTGATGTAGCATTTCTGAGAACATTATGAAATTAGAAACGAGACTCGCTAAGGAACCTTCGCTCCAGAGCACCATTGACATCATGCTCAACCTTCTCAAGAAAGCCAAGAGCCGAGAGAACATAGAGAGCAAACAGTAGAGCATACTAATCAGAACCCCACAAAACCATACTCACAGTATTTTGCTAATGTTTAATCGTTGCACTGTATATAAATCCATTGCACTACTACACTTACACCCCATGTACATACCTACCTACCTTACGGACGTTTATTCAACACATCTAGACATTCTTGGTCGATTTTGGCATTGTCAACCCTGACCGCGTCTTGTTGGTAGTGCGCCCCGGTAAATGCGAGCTTGCGGTACGAGGGGCTGGTTTTGGAATCGAAGACGTGGATCCAACAGTACCATATTTATTAGGTTGTTTAAGACCACTATATGACTGCACCGCTGATTTAGAGGCAAGTATCGGAAGAGGTTTCGCAGTCGAAGAGACAGCGGCAACAGGAACTAGTATTCGTCGTGGCCCGTTGTTCGAAGAGTTTTGGGGGTCAATGGATACAGCTGTTCTCCCAGAAGTAAGCTTCGATCCCCCAGAAATCGGGATCCTCCTAGGACCGTCGGAAGTAGATGGTACGCTTTTTGTTGGTTGGCTGGAACTGATTCTCTTAAGGCCCCTGATGGACAGAAGACCGTCATTCTGCGCAGAATCATTTCTTGAAACCATCAATTTAGTTGAAGGAGATTTTGAGGGATTTTTCGATGCGAGCGGAGGAGGATCGGCGACGATTGAGGTCCGTCTAATTTGTGTGGTAGAGGATGTGGTATTGATTTGAGAACTGACAAGCAATTTTGACCTTTTCACGATCTTGAGGGCAGGCACTGCCCGCGGAGGTTGTTGTAAAGTTGATGAAGAACTAGGTGTTGCTAACAAGGTTATGTCTCTCGGCTGATGGTGGGACGACTTTTTCATGTCATTGGGTGCCGATAATGAGGGAGAACCTTCCGAAACCCTTTCTTTTAAATCTTTTGAATATGTATCAGATTTGCGAAGAAGTTTTTGGTGTGTACTTGACAACCCTGGCGTCGAAAATTTGATAGATACGCGCTCGGAAGCCAATGTTTCCGATTTTAAAACCTGGAAGGTATCGGTGTTGTCTAAGCCAACTACAATAAAAAAGGTTTAAAATCACAACGGTCATAGCAACGAACGTCAAGCTTTTTACCTTCTGGACGGGGCGAGTCTTCCCCGATTGTTAAAGACCCTTTTATGGATTGTGGGTTACTTTCAAGATTTTTACATACTACCACTTTTTCAAATTCATGAACCTTTAGATCATTGCCTTTGGCTGGGGTGAAATCGTCGTCGCCAAAACTGCCATCAAGGTCCATGTTACTTAGAAACGAATGGCCTTCTTTGAAGTTGAGAAAGgatattttttcatttaatAAATCGAACGTAGTATCCGTCGATGCCAGATGGAGCTGAAACGATGATTGTAGATCGATAGAAAGACGGTTTGAAGTGTCACTGGAAACTAAGCCCGGTCGAAGTCTAGCTTTTGAACCCTCTGGCGAGGATGCCGATGGATACGTAAATGCTCTCGGTGAGGCGGGTGAAACGGAGATAGGAATAGAAATGTCTGTAATCGATGCACCTAACGGTGGCGGCAAATTCAAAGTGGAGACCGAAGAACCAAGAGTGTCCGTTGAAACAGCCAACGTTTCGGGTGTTTTCTGAGGAATTGAAATATCGCAAATAAACGGCCCAGTTGAAGCAGGTAAGTTCAGAGTGGAGACCGAGGAACCTAGAGCATCTGTTGAATAGTTTAAAGTCTCGACGCCATGTCCTGCTTCAAGTGGTGATAACCCATTTGGAGATGTAGGCTTTGACCCCGAACAAGAAATTTCAAAGGAAATTTTGGCGGGTGTAGTTGGAAGAACATCTTCAATGGACGTTTCGGCGATATCGATGTGGGCCAACTTTGATGCCACGGAATGGATTGGGCGTCTGAATGGTTTCTTACGCGCCACGGGTGTTACCTCATCTTTGAATGGTAGTTGTGCTAGTGGTGTTCGGGGAGATGATGTGGATTTAGGAGTTGTCAGCGAAGTGTAATGACAACTGGTCCCAATCCACTTGGGTGTTGCTGCTTTGACCATGTCCCGGAACGTCAGCGTGTCATTatcatcatctccttctgCAAGGCTGCAGTTAAGTTCGCGTTcaaaatcatcttcttcagtAAGAAGTTCTTGAATATCAGGGTCATCAATAGTAATATCGCCGACATCAATAAGGCGTCGCCTGAAGGTAGGCTGAACTGGAGTGCGTGCATTCTTAAATCCGCTAGGATGGAAGAAGGATGAATCGCCAGGGTTGTTTTCCTTGTCAGGCATAGAGCTGGGAGATCCAGTGAGAGGGTCGAATAGAGATAGAATGCTTGGACGAGGGCGTTGGGAATCCATTCTGATTCAGATAAATGTGGGAGGATGGTGAGAGCTATATAACTTGAAGCGGTAGTTGAACAATCGCGTGATGTTTTGATGTGTGTACGCGTTTTCTGCGACCGCGTGCCAAGTACTCCGATTTAAATAATCAACACCTCAATCCCATCACACTTCCCTATGGCAGAGGTAGCCACTGTCCGTGCGCATATCAAAGCTTGGGAACGCTCTTTCAAAGATGCCAACGGACGCCCCCCAACGGTAGATGATATCAAGAAGAACCCTACCATCGGTTCGTTTCAGTAATACATCCTTTTGCCGTTCTCTGACGAAGGAATCATTTAGCCAACCAGTACAAACAATACAAGAAGCTTTCCAAAGCAGCGGCCTCTTCAAATAGAGCCCAGGATGCTAACACTGCTGCGATACCGTCAACACCACCGAGGAAAGCGCGTCCAAAAGACTTGACAAGTCTTTTGCTCTCCAAATCACGACCCATTCAACCTCCTACCCCTCTTGTTTCTTTTAATCCTTTTTCCCCGCAGAAAATGACCAAAGGtaaacagaaagaaagagattcTGCTAATGAGGTCGAAGATGCCTCAAACCCTTTCTTTCAATCGGATTCGACGAAGTGTGTTGTGCGTAAGGCGTCACCTGGACTATCTCCTTCTCCACTACCGTATCGACCACTAGCTGTACCCACTCTGAATTCGGACCCAAAAGGACCAAATTTATCCTCCACAGCGGTTTCTAGAGCGCGCAAGCGCTTACGAGGAGAACCTGTTTCGCCTTCCCCAAATAAAGGCAAGAGAATGCGTGTCTCATCACAGACtacccttcccttccctcgCCTGCGATTAAATACTCCTACCAATGACGATGACACAAGTGGTATTGAGGATATAGATCCATTTGTAGTGGACAATTCCCCGGTGAAGGCAACCATACCCGGTAAATCATACCAACAGTTATTCCAGCCCGGCACCCTGCCTGTCAATCTTTTTGGAGTCAAAGATATTGGTGAAGCTGTGCCTAACAATTCCGGCTCAAAAATTTCAAGGCACACATTTCCGTCAAATGAACGTCCAAGTGATCCAGCAGCCTACAACGCCAACAGCATATATTCGAAAATATCGTCTTCACATCTCATTGGAGGTAATGGTACGAGCCTCAAATCCGAACCTTTAGATAATCGATCATCCGTAAAACGCGCCTTctcagaagaagaaaaggatcCAGATGTTGCTTTGCCAAGAGAAAAGTCGCCTTTAATACCGCCATCGCCACCTCCTATCGCTGCAATGCACAAATCAGGAAAGACAAAAATAAATGTTAAAGGTGCTACAAGTCGCAAAAAGGCTAAAATTGAAACACAAATGGGAGTTGGCGATGATAGTGACGACCCAGATTACGATACTACGACCAAGCTGCGTATCATTGGACACAATAAAACGCGTCGTCAACATGCATTAACGCGACAAGAAAAAGGCGTTGTCGACTATGACTCTGATCCTATTTTAGAATTACCACGTTTCGCAGCGCCTCGTGCCCAATATCAGGATAATGAGGATAATGCACCGCAGCAAGACGGGAATATAGAAATTGATCTACCAGACGAGCTCCGGCGTGTGTTAGCTCTACAGTCAGCGGGGTCCAAAACTCAAGTTTCAGAAGAAGACCGATTAGTGAAAGGGCTACTGTATGGTCGACGTACAAATCACTATGATCCGCAGAAAGGTGGAGAGATATGGGATGTCGGAGAACACGTGGATGAGAACTATGCAGATAATGAAGGAGAGGACGATTGGGAAGGAGAGCCTGTCCCATGGGCAGTCGGGGAGTTATAAGCAAGTATGTAAATAATATaggtctctctctcttgatGTATGAAAATTGAAGTTCAATTCAATTAGATTTGATTGTCATTCTGCCTTACGTTAAGAAGTCTGTGGTAATCTTTACAGTAAACTTCCAATCCCTTGCGTCTTCGTCAGTCCTCGTTTTCATGCCTTCGCCTCGGCATAAGCGTTTGTCCATTTTGAAGCAGAACTTGATCAATGCGACCTCAGCACTGTGGTATGGTATCAGATTGATACTCACCCGCAGCCTTGCTTGTGCTGCATGTCCAATATGCATTTTCCGGCGCATGTACAATCACATCCAGTCCGTGTATGTGACACCGATCGTATCTAAGATGAAAACTGCGCCCCAGTGTGTCAAAAATGGCCTGCGAATGACAAGAAACATCGTGTTTTCCGTGCACTAGTCTGGTTAAGTATCGAGGCTTAGAAAAAACTAGCCATGTCCCAAAGTTCTTCACTCGACAACGTATTAAACAACAAACGACGCCGTTCTAGCATCCGCGACGGTCTAAGCATCTTCCGCACTTCCTCGAAAGAGAGCATCAAGTCGATCAAATCGACGGGGAAAAACTTCTCATCTTACTATCCATACACGGTCTACGAACAAACCATGTCTCCCCTTATTCTCCGTGATCCTGAAGCTATGAAGAAGCTCTTCGAAGTCATTCTGGACTCTCCGAATGGCAAACGCTCTCTATCACGCCTGGCGCGCACATGCAAATCATTTTCAGGTCCTGCTTTGGATGTTCTCTGGAAGGAATTGGATTCAATCGTTCCAATTATCGGACTATTCCCAGGACATTTGCTGAAGAAAACCAAAAAACCTGGTTTGGGACTGGTTGGTTTATCCGTTCTGAAATTCCGTTACCGATATCTAATGGTTTGGTGGTTCTAGGCGAAGTTGCCCCGAGATGAAGATTGGCAAAACATTATCAAATACAGTGAACGAATCCAGCGAATCGCCTACGATGAAGCGTCCAATGTTGTTGCTCCATCTATCTTTACCATATTCGAGGAAAACCGTCCCCAGAATTTCAATTACATACTTCCCCGTCTTCAGGAACTTTCGTGGAAAGTTGAGACGCCAGCAGCCTTGGAACGTTGTGGAATTTTCattcatcctcaacttcaaATCCTTAATCTCGAGATCTCCAACAAATTCACGAAAATCAACGATTTTTTGGCTGACATGTCAAGTAGAACCAAGCTGAAAGGATTCTCATTTATATCCCCTACCAATTTGCCTGACGCCTTTACCGAACTTCTCCTTCGGCAAGATGACCTTGAGAAGGTCGTTCTTGTCGCGCCAGGGGCCTTGTCTCCTGGAGTAGGTCGCTGGATTGCCGCTTTGCCCAAGTTGAAGCATCTCCAGTTGGACCTTACTGGACGTTCTGCTATAGCCGTAGAAGGGTTTTTTGACGAGTTAAGTCCGCGATCTGGAGACTCTACTCCGACATCTATTGGTTCCAGGGATAGCGGCGTCTTCTCTGGCGAAGAACTCGATTTTACGGAAATTCGCAAATCTGCTCTCCGACTCACAGGCGATTTCTCCTCAAAGGGTTCCTTTACAAAACTTAGGAGGATCCAACTCACTGGTGAGGTGGCCAACATCGCCGTCTTTTTGAAGCACCTTGACAGCGACATTACACATCTCGACCTCGTTATTGAGGATCCTCCAGATAATGCGGATTGGCAAGACCTTTCCGAATTGATTTGCGATAAATTTGCCGATTCTCTCAATTCTCTTCGAATCTCCCCAACCCCATCCGCCAAATTTGCCGATTTAGTTCGTGCCACTTCTAGGGCTGAGCCACCTTCTAATAGGCTGTCCTTGGAACGATTCAATGGACTCTCGAAGCTTTCTCGACTTGATATCGACCTACCCGAGTCAGTCGTTTTTACCCCTGCAGACATTGATTGCCTTGCGAAAGCCTGCCCGAACCTAGAGTCATTGAAATTATGTCCACTATCGCGATTCCCTCTGCCGCACAGTCCCAAGTTGACCCTGGAATCTCTCGCACCTCTAATGAAACACTGCAAACGCTTGCACACGTTGTCCGTGGTAGTCAACGCAAGTGCAGGCAGCGCAGGTGTTCTACAGGCTCGAGAAATGTCTTCCAAATCGCTTCTTCGTCTACATGTTGGGCACTCGTGGGCAAACGATCCTCTGCAAATTGCTATTTTGCTCAGTCACCTCATGCCCAATCTGGAGCTTCTGAAGTGGTTCCAGGAAAAGAACAGAGCCGGATTTATTGAGCAGCATGCTAAGGCATGGCAAAGTGTTTCGGAAACGCTCCCCCATATTCAGAATTTGAGGGTGACAGAAAAATCATTCTTTCGCCAACCAGTGGTTGCGCCGAAACCCATAACAGTCGAGAAAAGCATTAACGCCACCGTTGCTACAACAAGCCGCGGCGTCCTTGCTAAAGTTTCTATGTCTGATGCATCCACCCAATTTTCCCCCACCCTCCATGATCAACAAGTGGAAGCAAAGACGGAGCTCTCAGATGCGTCAATTGATGCTACGCCATCCTATGCGAATGCAAGTGTCGACGCTGCACCCCTTTATTCGTCCACTTCTGTTTCAGCCATAGAAGCATTGACCTCAAACGATGCTGTTGAATTTGCCGGTGGTTCAAGCTTTTACCGACCTCTTACTCGACTACCACATCTCAATTCACACCTTCCATCCTTATTcaatcttctttcttttgcctACCGTTTTGTATTATGGCCCCTCTCGTTGACGTCACGCATTTTCCAACTCATTCCATTCTTTTTCAACAAATTCAACTCAAAACCGCAACCTTCTGTATCCCTCCaatcctcttcgtcttcatcggaAGTGGATGCAAACTCTGCGGACGAGGCTACGGACATCATTTCATTGAAAACACTCCAACCAGTCCGTCAATGATGATTATTTGTGATCGGTATAATAACTTATTCCTGCTGGTGTTAGAATCATATACCCAAAAATATGGATATATATGCATATGAATATGGTTATGAAATACATGCAATTCATTCTCCCTCCGTGACTGCTGTGTCTAAGTCTAAAGCAGTTTCTAGCGATACTCATGCTCTTGTAAATGAAGATCCAAAAATAGTTTCGAACCCTAGCACGTGGTGGGATGAGGGACAAATACTGTCAAATAACACGGCGACGCGTCAGCGAGATTGGAATGCTCGAATTCACAATTCACCTGCTTGGAAGTATACCATGTCTGATaacaagaaacaagaaaaagatttCAAGCCTGAAGTGGACGAGCTGCTCCCACAGGCGGACGCCTTAATCAAGGTGCTGTTTTAAATTACATTCATCCGTCATTTGCTGATGCTAATTATCCCTTAATTACTTCATCGTTAGTCTGGCAAACTTCAAGATGGACTGGACAGGTTGTTCAGCTTGGAGAAGCAGACACGAAATGTAACCCCCATTCTCGTGCTTCAAATAAATAACTAAAAGTTTCTATTAGGCCGCCGATCCCACTTCTACCACACGATTAGCCACCGCAGCGTTACAACATTGCTACGATGCCAAAGACTATGACCTTGTAAATTCGACAATTACGATGCTCAGCAAGAAACACGGTCAATTGAAGACAGTGATTCATTCTATGGTCGAACTCGCTATTTCATGGCTTCCAGAAATAAAGACCAATGGCGGTTTGGAGAAGTGGCTTCAATTGTTGGAAACCTTACGCAGTGTTACCGAAGGCAAAGTCAGTCCTTTGCCATGCCACAACACCGTCCAAGCCTTACTTTTCTGTAGATCTTCCTTGAAACACCGCGAGCTCGTGTCACTCGACTACTTTCGCAACACCACGAAGGTCTCAAAACTAAAGACTCACTGCAAACTGCGTCGGATCTGCTTTCAGAGCTGCAGGTAGAAACCTATTCGTCAATGGAGCGAACGGAGAAGGTCGAGTTTATTATTGAACAAATGCGACTGCTTACGGCTCTCGCGAAGCAAAAGGAtttggcggtggagaagaaagatggCAAAGACTCCCTTGGGGGCGGTGAAGCGGAATGGATCAAGGTTCGTGTAGGCGGTCGAAAGGTCAATGAAGACTTCCTGAAGCAGAAAGAGAACCAAGTACGTCTTGGAGTTTACTCCCGTATCAGATCTATTAACCGCTTTCTATCTACAGGAGTTGAAAATCAAATATTACAATCTGATGATTACACATGCACTCCATCACAATGCGTATCTAGATGTCGCTAAATATTATCACAAAGTTTGGGAAACACCTTCTATCAAGGAAGATCCCGTGAAGGGGAAAGCTGTGAGTAACCTTTACTGCGAAACTTTCTCGTTCGTTTACAAATCCCATTTAGACATTGGAACGCATCGTCTATTATATTGTTTTGGCGCCTCATGATAATGAACAATCCAATATGTTGCATCAAATACATCTTGATCCCGCTCTGGCGAACGATGACTTGAAACTTCACTAGTGTGTATTTGATGTCGTAACCCACACCACAGTGCACTGACTATAGTCTAGTGGACTTGTTAAGGAGTTTGTGACGCCAGAAATTTTGCCGTGGTCAAAAGTATCTGAAAACTACGGTGGCTTCCTGCGGAAAACAGACGAGTTCAAGCAAGATAAATTATGGGAAGACCTTCGTCTTCGTGTGATTGAGCACGTACGTTCCAGTCTTGAAAATAGTTATGAAATTGTATTTATAGATCTGCAGAATATCCGTATTACAGCCCAATACTTCACTCGGATCCATCTCACTCGTTTGACGAAGTTTCTGGGTCTGCAAACCGTGAAAGAAACAGAGGAGATCCTCACAAGACTCGTAAATTCCGGTACTATCTGGGCTAAAGTCGACCGTCCTGCAGGTATCATCAACTTCAGGAGCAAACGTAGTGCAGAAGATGTTATGAACGACTGGAGTTCTGATATGCAAAAGTTGCTCGGTCTGGTAGAAAAGAGTTGGATGGGAATGAACGCTGCACAGGCTGCACAATCTCGCGTGAAATCATGATCTTGTACTGTACCCACTATAGCATAATAGTTACCTTCTTTTCATTGCATCAACTAACAGCGTCGGAGCATTGAGAAAATGGAATGCAATGGAAACATTTAGGTGCCTTAGATACTATTTTTCAGCCCCATTGGATCATGCTTGTCGATTTTTGTGGTTGTCGGAGCCACGCTTCGTACGAGGGCCGGCATATAGTTTGGCTTAATGCCTTGTTGCCATAACCTGGCATAATCCTTTCCTTCTGACCATTGTCCTGCGCCATGGTTCCTGTTCACTATCGCTTTCCATCGTTTTTGAGCCGCAAGAGAGCCTTCGTCAAGCTCCTCCTTGCGGTCCCAAGTCGCCAGAGACTGTTTCTGGCGGACGAAGGATTCCTCGATATGTGAGGGGCCAAAGGTTGATCCGAGCTGTTCAGCTTCTAAAACAGCGATTCTGGAGGCAACGTGGTGCTCTGAGCGCAACGTACGGAACTGGGCGACGGCGCGAGAGTAAGCCTCGTTCAAAGTTACGTTGTGATATTGGTATAGATTTAGGGCAAATCGTATTGCACTGCAGATGCTCGTATCATAGACGGACAAAATACAAAGCGAGAGATGCTTACTCTTCCGGCGCTGGGTTGCGACCCCACTGCCTAAGGCGAGTCCAGGCCTCGCCGGTGATGAAGTTGGGGTCCTGAATACGGTCGGTCTCGATCAAGGTTGCAGGTCGGAAGGTTTCAAAAGGGTGGTCTGTGAAGAAGCGGCGGCGCAGATAGTCTTCGAGGTAGAAGATGGGCTGGGGCCTTGTGGTGTATTTGGACAGCTTCTTTGTAGGTCGCTGGTCATATGGGgtgcgaggaggaggggccTTGGGCGGTAGGGTGAGCGGGGGATGGTCAAGGACAGCCTGGAACCATACGGGCTCCTTTTGTATGTAATTGGCACGCAGCAGACGGGAGACCTGCTGGTGAACCTGAGAGGCTATTCTGCGACCCATCGTGGCGCGTCAATGAATTGAATTTTCGACCTCAGCTAAAGTCCT
Coding sequences:
- a CDS encoding 37S ribosomal protein S25, mitochondrial, producing MGRRIASQVHQQVSRLLRANYIQKEPVWFQAVLDHPPLTLPPKAPPPRTPYDQRPTKKLSKYTTRPQPIFYLEDYLRRRFFTDHPFETFRPATLIETDRIQDPNFITGEAWTRLRQWGRNPAPEDAIRFALNLYQYHNVTLNEAYSRAVAQFRTLRSEHHVASRIAVLEAEQLGSTFGPSHIEESFVRQKQSLATWDRKEELDEGSLAAQKRWKAIVNRNHGAGQWSEGKDYARLWQQGIKPNYMPALVRSVAPTTTKIDKHDPMGLKNSI
- a CDS encoding 26S proteasome non-ATPase regulatory subunit 12, whose product is MSQSSSLDNVLNNKRRRSSIRDGLSIFRTSSKESIKSIKSTGKNFSSYYPYTVYEQTMSPLILRDPEAMKKLFEVILDSPNGKRSLSRLARTCKSFSGPALDVLWKELDSIVPIIGLFPGHLLKKTKKPGLGLAKLPRDEDWQNIIKYSERIQRIAYDEASNVVAPSIFTIFEENRPQNFNYILPRLQELSWKVETPAALERCGIFIHPQLQILNLEISNKFTKINDFLADMSSRTKLKGFSFISPTNLPDAFTELLLRQDDLEKVVLVAPGALSPGVGRWIAALPKLKHLQLDLTGRSAIAVEGFFDELSPRSGDSTPTSIGSRDSGVFSGEELDFTEIRKSALRLTGDFSSKGSFTKLRRIQLTGEVANIAVFLKHLDSDITHLDLVIEDPPDNADWQDLSELICDKFADSLNSLRISPTPSAKFADLVRATSRAEPPSNRLSLERFNGLSKLSRLDIDLPESVVFTPADIDCLAKACPNLESLKLCPLSRFPLPHSPKLTLESLAPLMKHCKRLHTLSVVVNASAGSAGVLQAREMSSKSLLRLHVGHSWANDPLQIAILLSHLMPNLELLKWFQEKNRAGFIEQHAKAWQSVSETLPHIQNLRVTEKSFFRQPVVAPKPITVEKSINATVATTSRGVLAKVSMSDASTQFSPTLHDQQVEAKTELSDASIDATPSYANASVDAAPLYSSTSVSAIEALTSNDAVEFAGGSSFYRPLTRLPHLNSHLPSLFNLLSFAYRFVLWPLSLTSRIFQLIPFFFNKFNSKPQPSVSLQSSSSSSEVDANSADEATDIISLKTLQPNHIPKNMDIYAYEYGYEIHAIHSPSVTAVSKSKAVSSDTHALVNEDPKIVSNPSTWWDEGQILSNNTATRQRDWNARIHNSPAWKYTMSDNKKQEKDFKPEVDELLPQADALIKSGKLQDGLDRLFSLEKQTRNAADPTSTTRLATAALQHCYDAKDYDLVNSTITMLSKKHGQLKTVIHSMVELAISWLPEIKTNGGLEKWLQLLETLRSVTEGKIFLETPRARVTRLLSQHHEGLKTKDSLQTASDLLSELQVETYSSMERTEKVEFIIEQMRLLTALAKQKDLAVEKKDGKDSLGGGEAEWIKVRVGGRKVNEDFLKQKENQELKIKYYNLMITHALHHNAYLDVAKYYHKVWETPSIKEDPVKGKATLERIVYYIVLAPHDNEQSNMLHQIHLDPALANDDLKLHYGLVKEFVTPEILPWSKVSENYGGFLRKTDEFKQDKLWEDLRLRVIEHNIRITAQYFTRIHLTRLTKFLGLQTVKETEEILTRLVNSGTIWAKVDRPAGIINFRSKRSAEDVMNDWSSDMQKLLGLVEKSWMGMNAAQAAQSRVKS
- a CDS encoding DNA replication regulator SLD2, whose amino-acid sequence is MAEVATVRAHIKAWERSFKDANGRPPTVDDIKKNPTIANQYKQYKKLSKAAASSNRAQDANTAAIPSTPPRKARPKDLTSLLLSKSRPIQPPTPLVSFNPFSPQKMTKGKQKERDSANEVEDASNPFFQSDSTKCVVRKASPGLSPSPLPYRPLAVPTLNSDPKGPNLSSTAVSRARKRLRGEPVSPSPNKGKRMRVSSQTTLPFPRLRLNTPTNDDDTSGIEDIDPFVVDNSPVKATIPGKSYQQLFQPGTLPVNLFGVKDIGEAVPNNSGSKISRHTFPSNERPSDPAAYNANSIYSKISSSHLIGGNGTSLKSEPLDNRSSVKRAFSEEEKDPDVALPREKSPLIPPSPPPIAAMHKSGKTKINVKGATSRKKAKIETQMGVGDDSDDPDYDTTTKLRIIGHNKTRRQHALTRQEKGVVDYDSDPILELPRFAAPRAQYQDNEDNAPQQDGNIEIDLPDELRRVLALQSAGSKTQVSEEDRLVKGLLYGRRTNHYDPQKGGEIWDVGEHVDENYADNEGEDDWEGEPVPWAVGEL